TGGTTATAAGAGATTTAAAAACTTTAGTAAGAATACAATTTCTACAGTTTAGGGCTTATAAAAGATATGCACTTTCTAACCCCTTAGTTTGTATAAAAGCATTTTTTAAAGCAATTTGGACAATGTTATTTTCTATTCTGTATTTTGGTATAATATTTTTCAGTAAAAAATCCATAAATCTTTCAAAGATTTTTAGTTATGCTGTAATAGATTATATTATAATGGGAATTTTAATAATAATATTTTTATCTAACTTACTAAAAAAAGATAATGAGTATTCTTCTTTTAGTTTTAATACCCACGATGTGCATTATTTGTTTTCAAGTCCTATTAGTGAAAGAGCCATATTTATATTTACACTTATAAAAAGTTCTATAAGGTTATTTATATCTTACGTTCTTATAGGATTATTCCTTATTTTAAAGTTTAAGATAGGATTTTATAAGGTTCTTTTAGGTGGACTTGGGTTTATTTTAATATATCTCTTTATTAAGGGTTTTAATTTTTTAATATTTTCTTTAAGGTCTAGGGTTAAATGCAGAAAAGAGCTTAGAATTAGTACTAGTATTTTTCTATTGATTTCTTTAGGATGTGGGTTATATAGCCTTATTTACAGTAAGTTGGAATTTAGGGCCATAGGGTTTTGGCAGTTAAAAAACTTCATAATCTATCCATTTAAATCTAGGATAGGTGTTTTGGATTTTATTCTTATGATTGCATTAGTTATAATAATTATGTATCTTTCAGTTTATTATGCTGTAGACTACTACGAAGAAATTGCAGAGAAAATAGAGTTTATTGAAGAAATGAAAGAAGATAGAAAAGATACAGATATTAACACTTATATAATTGAGGAGAGAGTGAAGGAAGATACAAAAATTGAAAGTTATAAAGACAATATACTAACTAGAATAAATGGAGCAGGGGCTTTTTTATACAAATCTTACATTTTCAATACAAGAAATAATACAAATAAAAAATATATTATAATGGGGGGAATAGCATTTGTAGTAGGTATAATATTAACTATATATAATAATTATTTTAATGCAGATTTAGTAAATAAGTTAAAAGGATTTTTAATAACATTTTGTATTTTGAATATAAATCTCTCACAAAGTTTTTCAGATAATTTAAAGTATGAGATGGGAAAAATGTATTTTACAATGGTACCGGATAAAATATATAGGAAGATTAATTATATAGTGATATATAATTATATTTTAAAATCAGCTGTGACCATAGTATTATTTATACCTATATTTTTCATGAAGGGTATTAATAGAATTGAACTTTTAACAGGGCTTATATGCCTTCTTTTAATTAATTTTATAAGTATATCTGTTAATAATATATTTATATTAGCTACACCTTTAGATATTAATATATCAGAAAGTATTTTAGCTGGAATATCCTGTGCTATAATGGCAATGATTACGATTCTCCCCTTAAGTATTATATATTATTTATTTAAAGAAACTAATACGGCATTTGGATTATCAATTTTAGTTTTAATTGTTATTAATTTATTTGTAGTGTTTATAAGTGATAAATTATTTAGGAGGATAGAGAGATAGAATAACATATATCAT
The nucleotide sequence above comes from Hathewaya histolytica. Encoded proteins:
- a CDS encoding putative ABC exporter domain-containing protein, yielding MVIRDLKTLVRIQFLQFRAYKRYALSNPLVCIKAFFKAIWTMLFSILYFGIIFFSKKSINLSKIFSYAVIDYIIMGILIIIFLSNLLKKDNEYSSFSFNTHDVHYLFSSPISERAIFIFTLIKSSIRLFISYVLIGLFLILKFKIGFYKVLLGGLGFILIYLFIKGFNFLIFSLRSRVKCRKELRISTSIFLLISLGCGLYSLIYSKLEFRAIGFWQLKNFIIYPFKSRIGVLDFILMIALVIIIMYLSVYYAVDYYEEIAEKIEFIEEMKEDRKDTDINTYIIEERVKEDTKIESYKDNILTRINGAGAFLYKSYIFNTRNNTNKKYIIMGGIAFVVGIILTIYNNYFNADLVNKLKGFLITFCILNINLSQSFSDNLKYEMGKMYFTMVPDKIYRKINYIVIYNYILKSAVTIVLFIPIFFMKGINRIELLTGLICLLLINFISISVNNIFILATPLDINISESILAGISCAIMAMITILPLSIIYYLFKETNTAFGLSILVLIVINLFVVFISDKLFRRIER